The sequence ACCGTGGCTAagatcagatgcttcagaggttgCTATTCAGTAGATAGGAATCACCACTCGGGGTCAGATCAGGGTCCATTCAGTGCAGTATGTGGTCCCTGACAATGGCCAGCTCTGGCTGAATGAGacgaaggtgcaagaaacccttcAGTAGACAGCTATAGGATAACCTGCCCCTAGGGATAACTTCCTCCTAACAGTCAATAGCTAGAGGCTGGTTCATTACCTGAAGGTTTATATtgcttttgagatttttttttcatttactgtGACTCTGGATAGTTTTGTAATCCCTATCAATGTCCAGGGTAATCTGTTCTGGTGAAAAATATCTAAGCCACATGAGAACCCCATGAAGGGTGTAATGTGTGATTTCTCATGATGTGCCTGAAAATGGAACTACTGACCCTCTCTTAGCTACAGTTGGGACGGTGGGGGTGGCTGTAGCTTGGAAATTTTTAGATTCAGGCCAGTGCTCCCCACTCAAATCCCACAATATAATTCTATATAAATGCTGCTATTTGTAGGAAATGTTTTAGGTCTGTGCAAGAAAAGATGCTTTTGAATCTCTCCGCAAAAAACCCCACTTTATTTTCTAGAAACTGTTTTAAGCCTCCtggtcttttatttttttttaaaaaatccctgctGTATTGGCCTATGTGGAATGGCCCAGAGTCACTAGTGGctttgggtgcccaatctgagacaccttaaagggacctgattttttcAGAAACTGCTGATTTGCCCGCTCTCTGAAGCTCAGACCCCATTAAGGTATGTCAAGTTGGGTATCCCAAAAGATGAAGCAAACAATCCTAATCATTCTGAAAATCCCTGGccaataactgcactcaaaagcaaTTAAGAATGGAAAAACTCTGATCACTGCAAAACTAAAgggtctcttctctccccccgcactgcccctcccactcctgcaACCTCAAATTTACCTTTAGGGAGATCAAATTAATTATAAAACCTAAAACTAATGAGATTCTGTTTTCTTGACTGAGTGTGGTTTGAGAGCAGCATGAAATATACCACAACCTGTCACCTGTGTTCTATGTAAAGGGAATTCATCTCTGTCTAGTTCTGAGTGACCAGAAATTGAAGCTACTGCTGTGGGTTCCAATAAAGAACTCGGAGGCTTAGAAACAGAACCCTTCTTTCAGTCTGAAACTGGATCCTACAGCCTAGGAGGCGGACTATTAGTTGGGGCAGTGTGGAGCAACTTGCATTGCCACAACCTGTCCTGTTTCTGGGCTTGCACGGTTTGGgattcacttaaaaataaagctaaaatTCCATTGATTTACTGAATGAAAAACAAGGTGCCTTTACAGTGGGGGTTTTCTACAGGTTGCTTCACTGCTTTTTGTGGGTCCCTTGTTTGGTTTTGTAGCCTGATCTCCAAttggaatattttaaatgaagctgcatATAGATATAGAGCTGTTCTTAGATCTTCAAGCTACTCTGGAAGTGTGTGCATGCACTACAGATATATATGCTACAGATATGTAGTGTACAGTCATAACCACCTAAAGCCCTCAGCATAAGGTTGCTGGCTGTAAaggattttatttatatttttctcaCATTTGGCCTCCATACTGCAGGAAAATCTAGCTCTAAAAGGCACTTTCCTGCTCAGAACTCAGGCAGCACCTTGAGGAGGCCCGCGAGAGAGCGGAGGGCTTGTTGCCGAGGTGGAATCAGCTGGCTTCACTTGAGCTGCCAACCTGATGCAGTCCTGTTAAAATTCTTGGGCTCCTCGGGTGTCTTGTGGTGGAGCAGGCTCGACTCTAACATGGTGGTGATCTTCATCATTGGTTTGGAAGCTAGCTCCTTCAGTTTCCGGGCATCAAAACGTGGTCTGTGGAGAAGGGGCAAGCGGCACCGGAATGAGAATCCCTCCTCTTTCCTTATCCCTTTTTCTTCCTCTTGCTGCTTTCTCCTCTTGAGGGTTGTCATCTGATATAAAATGGCATCCCACATTTTGGTGGCCCTTGATTTAATCAGCCTGTTGTCTTGGCTGGCATTACCTTGAGAGCATTCTGCTTTacttcctgcttcctcctgttcAGCCTTGGCTGGCTCAGTTTCTGGGAATTGGGGCCCCTCAGGTTCCACTGTCAAGTGCTTCTTGAGGCGAGACCATCCGCTAAGCTTGGCTGTAAGAGGTCTGGCCTTCTCCACAGATGGTGGTGGAGGCTCAGCTTTGGGGGAAGGACTGGGAATGGTGGCTGTTGGCTGTGGTGGAATGACCAGCTCTTCCTTTGCTTCTGTGGAGAAAGCCCTGGTATTGTCAGCTGGCACTGTGGCTTCTTGCTTCTGAGCTGTATGGGGAGTCACTGGCCTTAGGCTTTCGCTGTGTGGCTCAGGGAGTTCAGGAACCCACTCTGTTCTGGACCTTGCTGTGTCACTTCCCGGGATTTCTGATCTACTGAATTGGGGATCTGGCATCAGAGGACTGAGGAAAGCAGTCCCAACAGGCTCTCTGGGAGTTGAAGACTTAAGGGTTTTGTAGAGGGGCTCTGCTGTCATGGTGGGAAGCATGGGGTCCTTTGATTTGGGAGTAGCAGCTCCAGCCTCATCAGCATTGAGAGTGACTGGTGCTGGCCCTGCAGGTGGCTCTGAGTGGCTTTTGCCAGTATGGGCTGCTGAAGGCTGCCTGTCCTCACTGCTGAGGGCTATAGAGGACTGGTCTGGTAAGGGGGTCTTCGCTCTGGGTGCCTGTACACTGTGGACACACGCATGCACTTTAGTGACGTGGGTAACCTCCGCCGGGGCTTCTATGACAGGTGAGATGGAAACGGGAGGGTCAGGGAAAACGAATACACAAGGTGCCTGTGGAGAGGGCAGCTGGGTGGGCGTGTCTGGTTTTGTCATCCCTTTTGGTTGCCATGGGGACTGCCTATGCACAGGGGATGCTACTGGAGAGACGGAGAGCTTGAGGTGTTCAGAGATTCTCCTCTGCTCAGTTACTTTGAGTGTGAACGGCTTGGCCTTTGGGAAGGGAGATGAGACATGGTGGATGACTGGCTTGATGGAGAACCGGGGAGGGAGGTGGATGGTGATGTGCATTGATGTTTCTGGGGTCTTCAGCGGGGATAAGCGCTCGCTGTGCTCTAGGTCTGGGCTGGCCTCGCTCACTGGGGAGAGGTTGGACCGGAACGATTTCGCTTGCTGTGAGGCTAGTGGTGTATTCTTCTTTGCAACTTTCTTCAAGAGTCTCTGGAGCCTAAGATTGTCCTTACCAGGTTTCGGTAGTATGGCAGGGGGTGGAATCTGTGGATGGAGGGATTCTGGCTCGTAAGGTGGTGTTACCGTGATCAGCATTTTAATCCCCTGAAATGAAACACACAAAGCTTAGAGCTGACATCAGCAACTGATCCGCTTAACCCTGTGCGTGCTGCTGCACTGTTCGCGCATGCCATGGGGCCACAAAGATGGGTCTGCTGGCAGCAGACCCCAAACATCTGTCTGTAGAATTTCTGAGTGCTGTCCCAGAGGTGTCTGGTCTGTTTCAGAAGCAAGGCTTTACCTGGGAGAGGGAGGAACATTGTACTGGAGCTTTTACCCTCGCCCTCTCAATACAACCAGTGTCTAATCGATATTTCTCCACATCACTCGCACACAACAAAAGGGTATGAGTGACCACCAGTTTAGGGCTATGGGTCAGGATTTGAGATGTTAATAGACTGTtagaagcaggggtgctggaacaatttttatggtggggctgctgagagccattgaaccaaactgtaaaccctgtgtatgatggaaaccatttcaagctgGGAGTGCAGTACCACTCCTTGTTCCAAGACCTATGGTTAGAAGCTTGCTAAGCGTCTATCCTCACGATGCCTGATGCTAGCAAGTCCCTTGCATTTTAGTGTTTGAGGCAGCATTTTCCTTCCTACTCCCACAACCCTAGCAATAAAAATTAGCTCTAATTTGGTCTTTAGGTCAGATGGTATTGCTTgttccttcagctctgcatcaaaCAAGACCGCTTGCTCTGAGCTGTCTGAAATCCCAGTCTGAGCTCTGCAGCTGGAACCATGTCTACAAAAATTGTTTTTGAGTTTCCCCCTAGAGTACACTCAGGCACCGCCGGAGTCGGGTGACtggacagcaaatgtgaaaaatgtggactgggggaggggcggtGTAATGGGAGTCTATATAAGAGAGacacccaaaaatcgggactgtccgtataaaatcgggacatctggtcaccctaccccagaGGCTGGCAAATCCCTAAGCTGTGTGAGCCTCCACTGCCCCAGCTCTTCCCATTCTCACCCTGGGCTGCAACTTCTGTGACCCTGTCTAGAAACCAAAGAAGTTCTTCATGACCGATTCTATAGCTTCTTTGTGTAGAGATTACCAGTAGAGGTAGCCGTATGATCTGAGCAAAGACTGGGAAGTCTATGCAGGGCAGTAGCGTAGCtaggtggggagtggggcagcagctgctttCCCACTGAGCAGAAGTGGtaccttttttaatttttactcaccccgCAGCACGGGTCAGGCAGCGCTCCAGGGCTTCAGCggtgggtccttcactcgctccggtcttCGGCGGCATTTTGGTGGCGAgggggtccttcagtgctgccgaagaccAGAGCGAGAAGGACCCCCTCGCCACCAAAATGCCACCGAAGACCGGAGCGaatgaaggacccgccgccgaagacccggagcgctgcCTGACCTGCCGCTGGGTGAGTACAAGCGGGTCACACCTTGTTTATCTCCACTCCCATTGCTGGGGTAGGGAGTGAGGGTGAGCACCTGGCTTATTCCATCCATCTCTCCCTGACAGACTTCAGCTCCCAAGTGTCACAGATTACTTTTTTCCTCCAGTTATTGCCAGCTTCACAGTTGCTGAGCTGGCTTGGCTAAGAAGTGAGGCACAAGTGAATGAATCTGTCAGCTCCCACTGCTGGATGGTGTCAAGTGTCCTGAAAGAAGGAATGAGCAGGAGGAGGCTGGGAGCGTTCATAGGGGCTGTCAGGTGCTCTGCACCTTTTTGGCAACTGCCAAGCTCATTCCAGCTGCTTTCTTGTTTTGTGGTAGGTAAAATTCTAGTTTTGGGCCATAGTTCTAACTCACCTGGTCCTGGCCTTTGAGGAAGGTAATGCAGTATGCTGCATCAGTGTTCTAGAGGTACAAGCCTTAGTTCACTTGTAAACTACTCTGAGCAAACCTTTTGATGGGTAGAACAGATGTTTCCACTTCAATGCACATGAGGCTTAAACAGCCTTTGGCTGCGTTTGCAATCTGTCTTTCAGCACTGGCTAACTACTCCTGCTGGGAGGCTGGCCTTTTGCTTGCTTGCTACAGAAATTCCTGGCAGGCGGAGTGGTGAAGAAAAGGGAGGGCTAAAGCAAACTGTaaagttacaggtttcagagtaacagccgtgttagtctgtattcgcaaaaagaacaggaggacttgtggcaccttagagactaaccaatttatttgaacataagctttcatgagctacagctcacttcatcggatgcatactgtggaaagcgtagaagatctttttacacacacaaagcatgaaaaaatacctccccccccaccccactctcctgctggtaatagcttatctaaagtgatcactctccttacaaacttacaaggagagtgatcactttagataagctattaccagtaggagggtggggtgggggggaggtattttttcatgctttgtgtgtgtaaaaagatcttctacgctttccacagtatgcatccgatgaagtgagctgtagctcatgaaagcttatgttcaaattggttagtctctaaggtgccacaagtactccttttcttttgtctaAAGTTAAAGGCTCTCTACTTCCCCACAGGTTCCAGTTGCCACCTTAATTCCAGCAAAATCTCAGCAGGAAATATTTTCACTGCACAGCTGGAGCTGTTCTCCAGGCTGTAAAGGGTGTGGTGGCTCATCGGCATAGGCAAAAGGCaattgctttgtgtgtgtgcccACACACAAAAGCCACATAGCATTTTGTGAGGAAGCCTTGAAGGAGACTTGTGTATGTTAGATGGCAACTGCTGGAAATTTGAAGCAGCTGATCACTTTTAAGCAAAGGCTAGAATTAGGCGTAGCTCTATTCCAAGAGCAGCTCTTATGTGTGAAACTCATTTGACCAAAGAGGGCTAGAAATCCCTTCCCCATTGTTCTGTTTCACAGCGTACACACACAACTTGAATAGAACAGATTCTCCTGCTGGAAGGTTGCACCAGAACACTACTTTGTTAGAATTCAGAATGCAAAAGAACCCCAAAACCGAGATGGAGCTCCCTAAGGCAAAGAGGCACAACTTACCCCACCTTCCCGTAGACTGACTGGCTGCTGACTCTGCTGGAACACTTGGCTATGGAGCCCTGTAACCTGCAAGCAAGATCAGAGAAGCCTCCTCCCAGCTCCTAAAGTGATAGCTTGCAGTTCCAACAGAGTCCTCATTACACCAAACCTACCACCCATCCCCAGGGTTGGGCGTCGGAAAGACCTCAAAACACCTGACGTAGGCTTTGCACGAGTGTCGCTACATTGCTGTTGTTACATGAGCGTAAGCTCCTCCTTGAGCTGTGCTGCACCAGCGTAAAGTGGATTTGCTCTGGTGTGGTTGGCTCTGGTAACTTACTAGCGCAAGGTGCAGTAGTGTACGCCCAGCTTCGCGTCAGAGACCTGCGTCTGGCTACAGCTACGCGATGagctagggatgtgatttttCCCTTGTTTGGGTACGCTTAAATGGCAGCGTAGCAGCAGGAGCACTGGGTAGCAGCACTGGCTGAATAGTGCTGTGTACAAATCTGCCTGAAACTTGTGGGGATGGGCTCAGCACATCTGTGTCGTTGCTGCTGCAACCTATGCCACCGTGGCTGAGCATAAATAGCAGCGCAATCTAGCTTGCTTGTAGGTGTATGTGAGCAGGGGAATCCTAAGACTATATAAGAGGTTTGCACCCCTTTTGTATCCACATTgttacaccactgcaaatggctttTATGCAGGCAGGGCCTCCTAGGCACCCTTCAttaaacgagagagagagagagagatattgcTACACTGGAATTGCTACACTGGATGCGAGCAGTGCCTCATCTAGTCCTGTATCTGTCTAATGCTtgcagctgtttcagaggaagatgccAAGTTCCCCGCAGCTGGGAGGTAATCAGTCCAGTGTGAAAATCTTACCCCCAATAGTTAGAAGCTGGCTTATTATATACTGAAGCATCTGGGTTCATCTCTTCCAatgctcttcttttttttaaaaaaaaaagatccttgCTATTATAACTCTAAATATTCTTGTTAATCTATGTGAATGTCCAATTTTTTTAATCCCACCAAATCCTTGGTCTCAGTGATCCCATGAGGCAATGGATTCCACAGATGGCTTCTGGCAGAGTGGGAGTGATACCTTTCATCGCTTTCAAATTTGCCGCCTTTcagtttcatagatttttttttttttttttttgtcgggGTGGGGTACAACATGTATTTGTCATGAGATCTACCTTCTGTGTCTCCCCCTCAGAGTTCTGCATGCTTtctggagagctctctcctggagCAATCTGTCCTCTCAGTAGGAattcctcccctcacccctcccagtGTTGTGTATTGGAACAATAGCAGAGCAAAGAAAGATGCATTTCTTTGCTTGGTCTTATTGACTGCAGTGGACATTTAAAAGGGATTCATTATAAAATTGAGGGGGAATGAACTTCTCTAAGAACCCAAATAGCTTGTGAAGCTTCAGGAAAAGCAAGTGAATTGAGACTAAGAATCTCATGGGATTCTTAGTGTTAAGTATGTTCTTTATGCTGATGCACAACCTGAAACCTGCCTGGTCTTTGGATCCCTCTTATGCTACTCTACTGTGCTTAGAGAGATGCTTTAATCAAACTTAGTCTCTAGTTTGACCTTTAAACAGGGGAAGTGTCCATGTGGAAGAGTCATTAACTTCAAGATGGAGAAGTAATTTGGGATGCTGGAGTGATGGCACAGAATCAGCTGTTCTGTGTGGAAGAATGAGCTAAGGGAACTTGATACCTATGTTGCTGCAGCTGGTCGCCAAGGGAAAGAAAGCTTTGCTTTCGTATTTTTCTTGGGCTCAGAGGGGAAGACTGGGGCAGCATCACCTCTAGCATCTAAACAATGACTCCTAGGGACGAGCTGACTGCATTGAAAcgcatctctctctctgccagggTATCATGACCTGTTCAGGACCCTTGCTGCTGTGTCCTTTCTCCTGCCTGTTGCCAATCGCCTCGTGTCACAGTAACAGAGCAGCAGAATCCAGAGGCCTTGAGAGTGATTTGATGTCTTCTCAGACATTCTAGGCTCCCATTCTGGGTTGCAAGCAGCTCC comes from Lepidochelys kempii isolate rLepKem1 chromosome 6, rLepKem1.hap2, whole genome shotgun sequence and encodes:
- the PRR33 gene encoding proline-rich protein 33; translated protein: MLITVTPPYEPESLHPQIPPPAILPKPGKDNLRLQRLLKKVAKKNTPLASQQAKSFRSNLSPVSEASPDLEHSERLSPLKTPETSMHITIHLPPRFSIKPVIHHVSSPFPKAKPFTLKVTEQRRISEHLKLSVSPVASPVHRQSPWQPKGMTKPDTPTQLPSPQAPCVFVFPDPPVSISPVIEAPAEVTHVTKVHACVHSVQAPRAKTPLPDQSSIALSSEDRQPSAAHTGKSHSEPPAGPAPVTLNADEAGAATPKSKDPMLPTMTAEPLYKTLKSSTPREPVGTAFLSPLMPDPQFSRSEIPGSDTARSRTEWVPELPEPHSESLRPVTPHTAQKQEATVPADNTRAFSTEAKEELVIPPQPTATIPSPSPKAEPPPPSVEKARPLTAKLSGWSRLKKHLTVEPEGPQFPETEPAKAEQEEAGSKAECSQGNASQDNRLIKSRATKMWDAILYQMTTLKRRKQQEEEKGIRKEEGFSFRCRLPLLHRPRFDARKLKELASKPMMKITTMLESSLLHHKTPEEPKNFNRTASGWQLK